A genomic segment from Microcella flavibacter encodes:
- a CDS encoding DEAD/DEAH box helicase has protein sequence MSTTATFSALGVPYPLVEVLTAQGKVDAFPIQVDTLPDTLAGRDVLGRGKTGSGKTLAFSIPMIARLGTRLAGGSRRPGRPLGMVLAPTRELATQINAVLEPLAKAYGLTTTTIFGGVSQSRQVSALRAGVDIIVACPGRLEDLMKQKFVSLDAVEITVLDEADHMADLGFLPGVTRIMKATPEDGQRLLFSATLDNGVDKLVKQFLHTPVMHSVDEANSPVAAMTHHVFEVAGVDEKKRMITALASGQGRRILFMRTKHQVKKLAKSLTEQGIPAVDLHGNLSQPARDRNLAAFGDGSVRVLVATDVAARGVHVDDIELVIHVDPPMEHKAYLHRSGRTARAGSEGDVVTIVLPEQRRDTAALLKKAAISVQPQQVHADSASVHRLIGDVAAPVAFDALPAVLRRQPEGGGRSQGANAQRKRTAREGAPAGQGGRGRGGNGGSGRGGRSAQAGSGASTAGGERRQAAPARAAGSTPVYRSDAPRAEATAAAPRTRQGSRRASSPSGSGQGGLRVGQVVRSGSTGGQRRGR, from the coding sequence ATGAGCACCACTGCAACCTTCAGCGCCCTCGGCGTTCCCTACCCCCTCGTCGAGGTCCTCACCGCGCAGGGCAAGGTCGACGCCTTCCCCATCCAGGTCGACACCCTCCCCGACACGCTCGCCGGGCGCGACGTGCTCGGCCGCGGCAAGACCGGCTCGGGCAAGACCCTCGCCTTCTCCATCCCGATGATCGCCCGCCTCGGCACGCGCCTCGCCGGCGGCAGCCGCCGCCCCGGCCGCCCGCTCGGCATGGTGCTCGCCCCGACCCGCGAGCTCGCCACGCAGATCAACGCCGTGCTCGAGCCGCTCGCCAAGGCCTACGGCCTCACCACGACCACGATCTTCGGCGGCGTCTCGCAGAGCCGCCAGGTCTCGGCGCTGCGCGCCGGCGTCGACATCATCGTCGCCTGCCCCGGTCGCCTCGAAGACCTCATGAAGCAGAAGTTCGTGTCGCTCGACGCCGTCGAGATCACCGTGCTCGACGAGGCCGACCACATGGCCGACCTCGGGTTCCTGCCGGGCGTCACGCGCATCATGAAGGCCACCCCCGAGGACGGCCAGCGCCTGCTCTTCAGCGCCACCCTCGACAACGGCGTGGACAAGCTCGTCAAGCAGTTCCTGCACACCCCCGTCATGCACTCCGTCGACGAGGCCAACTCGCCCGTCGCCGCCATGACCCACCACGTGTTCGAGGTCGCCGGCGTCGACGAGAAGAAGCGCATGATCACCGCGCTCGCCTCGGGCCAGGGCCGCCGCATCCTCTTCATGCGCACCAAGCACCAGGTCAAGAAGCTCGCCAAGAGCCTCACCGAGCAGGGCATCCCCGCCGTCGACCTGCACGGCAACCTGTCGCAGCCGGCCCGCGACCGCAACCTCGCCGCCTTCGGCGACGGCAGCGTGCGCGTGCTCGTCGCCACCGACGTCGCCGCGCGCGGCGTGCACGTGGACGACATCGAGCTGGTCATCCACGTCGACCCGCCCATGGAGCACAAGGCGTACCTGCACCGCTCGGGCCGCACCGCCCGCGCCGGCTCCGAGGGCGACGTGGTCACCATCGTGCTGCCCGAGCAGCGCCGCGACACCGCGGCCCTGCTGAAGAAGGCCGCCATCTCGGTGCAGCCGCAGCAGGTCCACGCCGACTCGGCCTCCGTGCACCGCCTCATCGGCGACGTCGCTGCCCCCGTCGCCTTCGACGCGCTGCCCGCCGTGCTGCGCCGCCAGCCCGAGGGCGGCGGACGCTCGCAGGGCGCCAACGCCCAGCGCAAGCGCACCGCCCGTGAGGGCGCGCCCGCCGGTCAGGGCGGTCGCGGACGCGGCGGCAACGGCGGCTCCGGCCGCGGCGGACGCTCGGCCCAGGCCGGCTCCGGCGCCTCGACCGCGGGCGGCGAGCGCCGCCAGGCGGCTCCGGCCCGCGCGGCCGGCAGCACGCCCGTCTACCGCTCCGACGCCCCGCGCGCCGAGGCGACGGCCGCCGCGCCCCGCACCCGTCAGGGCTCGCGCCGGGCATCCTCGCCCAGCGGCAGCGGTCAGGGCGGCCTGCGCGTCGGCCAGGTCGTGCGCTCCGGCAGCACCGGCGGCCAGCGCCGCGGACGCTAG
- a CDS encoding DUF1684 domain-containing protein — translation MAATPAPAPAARSALEVASWRRATFSIYEKVRRATDLESAHDLWRRERDRLFLEHPASPLLPEDRARFTGLRVKPYDRAWRVEAVIEAAEPASLDVPTGTDGVVPFERIGLVSVPGVGSLDVWRLRSYGGGLFIPVRDALSRVDGGTYGGGRYLVDSVKGADLGPGRAEGSITLDFNFAYNPSCAYDPAWACPLAPPGNVVEVEIPVGERYGDGRATLA, via the coding sequence ATGGCCGCCACCCCCGCTCCCGCCCCCGCCGCCCGCTCGGCGCTCGAGGTCGCGAGCTGGCGTCGGGCGACCTTCTCGATCTACGAGAAGGTGCGCCGGGCCACCGACCTCGAGTCGGCGCACGACCTGTGGCGGCGCGAGCGCGACCGGCTGTTCCTCGAGCACCCGGCCTCGCCGCTGCTGCCGGAGGACCGCGCGCGCTTCACCGGCCTGCGCGTCAAGCCCTACGACCGGGCCTGGCGGGTCGAGGCCGTCATCGAGGCCGCCGAGCCCGCATCCCTCGACGTGCCCACGGGCACCGACGGCGTCGTGCCCTTCGAGCGCATCGGCCTCGTGAGCGTGCCCGGCGTCGGCTCGCTCGACGTGTGGCGGCTGCGCAGCTACGGCGGCGGGCTGTTCATCCCGGTTCGGGATGCCCTCTCGCGCGTCGACGGAGGCACCTACGGCGGCGGCCGCTACCTCGTCGACTCGGTCAAGGGCGCCGACCTCGGGCCCGGCCGGGCCGAGGGCTCGATCACGCTCGACTTCAACTTCGCCTACAACCCCTCCTGCGCCTACGACCCGGCGTGGGCCTGCCCGCTCGCCCCGCCCGGCAACGTCGTCGAGGTCGAGATCCCCGTCGGCGAGCGCTACGGCGACGGGCGCGCGACGCTCGCGTGA
- a CDS encoding DUF427 domain-containing protein — protein MKAHVNGTVIAEAPQEELIQIEGNWYFPPSSVKSELLEKSPTPYHCPWKGDTQYFTVVVDGQKLQDRAWSYPTPIPTSFDRVGKDYSNYVAFWKEVSVSE, from the coding sequence ATGAAGGCTCACGTCAACGGCACCGTCATCGCCGAGGCTCCGCAGGAGGAGCTCATCCAGATCGAGGGCAACTGGTACTTCCCGCCCTCGAGCGTCAAGAGCGAGCTGCTCGAGAAGAGCCCCACGCCGTACCACTGCCCGTGGAAGGGCGACACGCAGTACTTCACCGTCGTCGTCGACGGCCAGAAGCTGCAGGACCGCGCGTGGAGCTACCCCACCCCCATCCCGACGTCGTTCGACCGCGTCGGCAAGGACTACTCGAACTACGTGGCCTTCTGGAAGGAAGTCAGCGTCTCCGAGTAG
- a CDS encoding SprT-like domain-containing protein codes for MSDLDRVRVWADALIRLHLDPSWSFGFDHATRRAGLCNYTDRRITVSRHLAARWDDDEIHQTLLHEVAHALAGPGTNHGPEWKRIAAELGYVGGTTHTGPVAEERARWRGRCPSGHEHVRFRRPAKPVSCGKCSRTFSRAHLIRWTDARGAGA; via the coding sequence GTGAGCGACTTGGATCGGGTGCGCGTGTGGGCCGACGCCCTCATCCGCCTGCACCTCGACCCGAGCTGGTCGTTCGGCTTCGACCACGCCACCCGGCGCGCGGGCCTGTGCAACTACACCGACAGGCGCATCACCGTCTCGCGGCACCTGGCCGCGCGCTGGGACGACGACGAGATCCACCAGACGCTGCTGCACGAGGTCGCGCACGCGCTCGCCGGGCCCGGCACCAACCACGGCCCGGAGTGGAAGCGCATCGCCGCCGAGCTCGGCTACGTCGGCGGCACCACGCACACGGGCCCGGTCGCGGAGGAGCGGGCGCGCTGGCGCGGGCGCTGCCCGAGCGGGCACGAGCACGTGCGGTTCCGCCGACCGGCGAAGCCCGTCTCGTGCGGGAAGTGCTCGCGCACCTTCAGCCGTGCGCACCTCATCCGCTGGACGGACGCGAGAGGCGCGGGAGCCTGA
- a CDS encoding PQQ-dependent sugar dehydrogenase has protein sequence MPRPRPALRPALALGAAGALLLAGCAAPEPERTPAAVPRPPATSSPSPEPQPAEAVPLSPTGATETLVSGLSAPWSVVPLENGSALITERDSARILEATAAGEVREVGTVPGVVPGGEGGLLGIAVPEGGASAVYAYFTAADDNRIVRLPLSGGAGSLTLGAGEEVLTGIPKNRTHNGGRIAFGPDGMLYATAGDAQQVEAAQDPGSLAGKILRMTPDGAVPDDNPMPGSLVYSMGHRNPQGIAWDAEGTMWAAEFGQNTWDELNRIEPGANYGWPVVQGAGGDDRFVEPVAQWATSEASPSGIAVVGATVFIANLRGERLWAVDVDGGEPRPYLAGELGRLRDAVAAPDGALWMLTNNTDGRGAPRELDDRLVRVELAPSA, from the coding sequence ATGCCCCGCCCCCGCCCCGCCCTCCGCCCGGCGCTCGCCCTCGGCGCGGCCGGCGCCCTGCTGCTCGCCGGCTGCGCCGCCCCCGAGCCGGAGCGCACGCCCGCCGCCGTGCCCCGCCCGCCCGCGACGAGCTCCCCCTCCCCCGAGCCGCAGCCCGCCGAGGCCGTGCCGCTCTCCCCCACCGGCGCGACCGAGACCCTCGTCTCCGGCCTGTCGGCGCCGTGGTCGGTGGTGCCGCTCGAGAACGGCTCGGCGCTCATCACCGAGCGCGACAGCGCCCGCATCCTCGAGGCGACGGCGGCCGGCGAGGTGCGCGAGGTCGGCACGGTGCCCGGCGTCGTGCCGGGCGGCGAGGGCGGCCTGCTGGGCATCGCCGTTCCCGAGGGCGGGGCGTCGGCCGTGTACGCCTACTTCACGGCGGCCGACGACAACCGCATCGTGCGCCTGCCGCTCAGCGGCGGGGCGGGCTCGCTGACGCTGGGGGCGGGCGAGGAGGTGCTGACGGGCATCCCGAAGAACCGCACGCACAACGGCGGGCGCATCGCCTTCGGCCCCGACGGGATGCTCTACGCGACCGCCGGCGACGCGCAGCAGGTCGAGGCGGCGCAGGATCCGGGCTCGCTCGCCGGCAAGATCCTGCGCATGACGCCGGACGGCGCGGTGCCCGACGACAACCCGATGCCGGGCTCGCTCGTCTACTCGATGGGCCACCGCAACCCGCAGGGCATCGCCTGGGACGCCGAGGGCACGATGTGGGCCGCCGAGTTCGGGCAGAACACCTGGGACGAGCTGAACCGCATCGAGCCCGGCGCGAACTACGGCTGGCCCGTCGTCCAGGGCGCGGGCGGCGACGACCGCTTCGTCGAGCCGGTGGCGCAGTGGGCGACCTCGGAGGCGAGCCCGAGCGGCATCGCGGTGGTCGGCGCGACGGTCTTCATCGCGAATCTGCGCGGCGAGCGGCTGTGGGCGGTCGACGTCGACGGCGGCGAGCCGCGGCCGTACCTCGCCGGCGAGCTGGGCCGGCTGCGCGACGCGGTCGCGGCCCCCGACGGCGCCCTGTGGATGCTCACGAACAACACCGACGGACGCGGCGCTCCGCGCGAGCTCGACGACCGGCTCGTCCGGGTCGAGCTCGCGCCCTCGGCCTGA
- a CDS encoding group I truncated hemoglobin — protein MALFQRLGGRDGVEALVEDLAVRVREDAEIGHYFAEVDEVELNRHRTMFFSALLGGSEEYGGRSIRAAHAPFRLSEHDFDVFIRLITQTLAGSSASPRDQRSILRALERLRPTVVHSSVPEQVTRRAMR, from the coding sequence GTGGCACTGTTCCAGCGGCTCGGCGGCCGCGACGGAGTCGAGGCCCTCGTCGAGGATCTCGCCGTGCGCGTGCGCGAGGACGCCGAGATCGGGCACTACTTCGCCGAGGTCGACGAGGTCGAGCTCAACCGCCACCGCACGATGTTCTTCTCCGCGCTGCTCGGCGGCTCGGAGGAGTACGGCGGGCGGTCGATCCGCGCCGCCCACGCGCCGTTCCGGCTGAGCGAGCACGACTTCGACGTGTTCATCCGGCTCATCACGCAGACGCTCGCCGGATCGAGCGCGAGCCCGCGCGACCAGCGCTCGATCCTGCGCGCGCTCGAGCGCCTGCGGCCGACGGTCGTGCACAGCTCCGTGCCCGAGCAGGTCACCCGGCGCGCGATGCGCTGA
- a CDS encoding spermidine synthase: protein MPSEPRATVLPSGLRAVIEEDRWAEGSYQLVVDGTPQSHVDLDDPSRLFFEYVQRIGHVIDEWGDPGQPLTALHLGAGALTLPRYIHTTRPGSRQQVIELDEALIGFVREHLPLPRNSGIRIRYGDARAMLARLPAALTGAVDVVVVDVFAGARIPAHVTSLEFYTELAAFLSPRGIVAVNIADGPGLAFARSQAATLGTVFEDVAALAETGVLKGRRFGNVVLVAANSALPLEWMPRLMARGPHPATVTSGRDLRNWIAGAPIVTDQTAVPSPTPNRTLFATKRGD, encoded by the coding sequence ATGCCCTCCGAGCCCCGCGCGACCGTGCTGCCGAGCGGCCTGCGGGCCGTCATCGAGGAGGACCGCTGGGCCGAGGGCAGCTACCAGCTGGTGGTCGACGGCACGCCGCAGTCCCACGTCGACCTCGACGACCCGAGCCGGCTGTTCTTCGAGTACGTGCAGCGCATCGGCCACGTGATCGACGAGTGGGGCGACCCCGGGCAGCCCCTCACCGCGCTGCACCTGGGCGCGGGCGCGCTGACGCTGCCCCGCTACATCCACACCACCCGGCCCGGCTCGCGCCAGCAGGTGATCGAGCTCGACGAGGCCCTGATCGGCTTCGTGCGCGAGCACCTGCCGCTGCCGAGGAACAGCGGCATCCGCATCCGGTACGGGGATGCCCGCGCCATGCTCGCGCGCCTGCCCGCCGCCCTCACCGGCGCCGTCGACGTCGTCGTGGTCGATGTGTTCGCGGGCGCGCGCATCCCGGCCCACGTGACGAGCCTGGAGTTCTACACCGAGCTCGCCGCGTTCCTCTCCCCCCGCGGGATCGTGGCGGTCAACATCGCCGACGGGCCGGGCCTGGCCTTCGCGCGCAGCCAGGCCGCGACGCTCGGCACGGTCTTCGAGGACGTCGCCGCCCTCGCCGAGACGGGGGTGCTCAAGGGCCGCCGCTTCGGCAACGTCGTGCTGGTGGCGGCGAACAGCGCCCTGCCGCTGGAGTGGATGCCGCGGCTCATGGCGCGCGGCCCGCATCCGGCGACGGTGACGAGCGGGCGCGACCTGCGCAACTGGATCGCGGGGGCGCCGATCGTCACGGACCAGACCGCGGTGCCGTCGCCGACGCCGAACCGCACGCTGTTCGCGACGAAGCGCGGCGACTGA
- the rpoB gene encoding DNA-directed RNA polymerase subunit beta — MAASRTAKNSQSPKSGRDASRLSFAKISDTLTVPDLLALQTESFDWLVGNDIWKARVTEAEAAGRTDVPGRSGLEEIFEEISPIEDLGETMQLSFTNPYLEEQKYSIDECKERGKTYAAPLYVEAEFMNHMTGEIKTQTVFMGDFPLMTERGTFIINGTERVVVSQLVRSPGVYFERSIDKTSDKDIYTSRIIPSRGAWLEFEIDKRDQVGVRIDRKRKQSVTVFLKALGMTTEEIREAFAGYDSIEQTLEKDTVLTKEEALKDIYRKLRPGEQVAAEAARALLDNFYFNSKRYDLAKVGRYKINRKLGVDAPLSDSVLSVEDIVATIRYMVSLHEGRTNLPGQRDGKPVELRLDVDDIDHFGNRRIRAVGELIQNQVRTGLSRMERVVRERMTTQDIEAITPQTLINVRPVVAAIKEFFGTSQLSQFMDQNNPLAGLTHKRRLSALGPGGLSRERAGVEVRDVHPSHYGRMCPIETPEGPNIGLIGSLASFARINAFGFIETPYRRVVKGKVTEHIDYLTASEEDDFVVAQAGAPLSKDGKFVEERVLVRRKGGEVELVPNEQVNYMDVSPRQMVSVATSLIPFLEHDDANRALMGANMQRQAVPLLRSESPLVGTGMEGYAAVDAGDVITNEKAGVVSEVSADVVTVQLDEGGTQQYFLRKFDRSNQGTNYNHRVVVSAGDRVEAGEVIADGPATENGELALGKNLLVAFMSWEGHNFEDAIILSQNLVKDDTLSSIHIEEYEVDARDTKLGKEEITRDLPNVSPDLLADLDERGIIRIGAEVRPGDILVGKVTPKGETELSAEERLLRAIFNEKSREVRDTSLKVPHGEQGTVIGVKEFSADNDDELGSGVNQRVVVYIAQKRKISEGDKLAGRHGNKGVISKILPVEDMPFLEDGTPVDIVLNPLGVPGRMNFGQVLEIHLGWAASRGWKVDGAPEWANRLPEVAREAAPGTKVATPVFDGASEEEIAGLLDSTTPNRDGVRMIDSTGKARLFDGRSGEPFPDPMSVGYMYILKLHHLVDDKIHARSTGPYSMITQQPLGGKAQFGGQRFGEMEVWALEAYGAAYALQELLTIKSDDILGRVKVYESIVKGENIQEPGIPESFKVLIKEMQSLCLNVEVLSADGTAVSLKDNDDEVFRAAEELGINISSRFESSSIDEI; from the coding sequence TTGGCTGCTTCGCGCACCGCTAAGAATTCCCAGTCCCCCAAGAGCGGTCGCGATGCGTCGCGGCTCTCGTTCGCCAAGATCAGCGACACGCTGACCGTCCCCGACCTGCTCGCCCTCCAGACGGAGAGCTTCGACTGGCTGGTCGGCAACGACATCTGGAAGGCCCGGGTCACCGAGGCCGAGGCCGCCGGCCGCACCGACGTTCCCGGCCGCAGCGGCCTCGAGGAGATCTTCGAGGAGATCTCCCCGATCGAGGACCTCGGCGAGACGATGCAGCTCTCGTTCACGAACCCGTACCTCGAAGAGCAGAAGTACTCCATCGACGAGTGCAAGGAGCGCGGCAAGACCTACGCCGCCCCGCTCTACGTCGAGGCCGAGTTCATGAACCACATGACGGGCGAGATCAAGACCCAGACCGTGTTCATGGGCGACTTCCCGCTCATGACCGAGCGCGGCACCTTCATCATCAACGGCACCGAGCGCGTCGTCGTGTCGCAGCTCGTGCGCAGCCCGGGCGTCTACTTCGAGCGGTCGATCGACAAGACCAGCGACAAGGACATCTACACCTCGCGCATCATCCCCAGCCGCGGCGCCTGGCTCGAGTTCGAGATCGACAAGCGCGACCAGGTGGGCGTGCGCATCGACCGCAAGCGCAAGCAGTCCGTCACCGTCTTCCTCAAGGCCCTCGGCATGACCACCGAGGAGATCCGCGAGGCATTCGCCGGCTACGACTCCATCGAGCAGACGCTCGAGAAGGACACCGTGCTGACGAAGGAGGAGGCGCTCAAGGACATCTACCGCAAGCTCCGTCCGGGAGAGCAGGTCGCCGCCGAGGCCGCCCGCGCGCTCCTCGACAACTTCTACTTCAACTCCAAGCGCTACGACCTGGCGAAGGTGGGTCGCTACAAGATCAACCGCAAGCTCGGCGTCGACGCGCCCCTGAGCGACTCGGTGCTGAGCGTCGAGGACATCGTGGCGACCATCCGCTACATGGTCTCGCTGCACGAGGGCCGCACGAACCTGCCCGGCCAGCGCGACGGCAAGCCCGTCGAGCTGCGCCTCGACGTGGACGACATCGACCACTTCGGCAACCGCCGCATCCGCGCCGTGGGCGAGCTCATCCAGAACCAGGTGCGCACCGGCCTCAGCCGCATGGAGCGCGTCGTCCGCGAGCGCATGACGACGCAGGACATCGAGGCGATCACTCCGCAGACCCTGATCAACGTGCGTCCCGTCGTCGCCGCGATCAAGGAGTTCTTCGGCACCTCGCAGCTGTCGCAGTTCATGGATCAGAACAACCCGCTCGCGGGCCTGACCCACAAGCGCCGCCTCTCGGCCCTCGGCCCGGGCGGTCTGAGCCGCGAGCGCGCCGGCGTCGAGGTGCGCGACGTGCACCCCTCGCACTACGGCCGCATGTGCCCCATCGAGACCCCTGAGGGCCCGAACATCGGCCTCATCGGCTCGCTCGCCTCGTTCGCGCGCATCAACGCGTTCGGCTTCATCGAGACGCCGTACCGCCGCGTGGTCAAGGGCAAGGTCACCGAGCACATCGACTACCTGACCGCCAGCGAGGAGGACGACTTCGTCGTCGCCCAGGCCGGCGCGCCGCTGTCGAAGGACGGCAAGTTCGTCGAGGAGCGCGTGCTCGTCCGCCGCAAGGGCGGCGAGGTCGAGCTCGTCCCGAACGAGCAGGTCAACTACATGGACGTCTCGCCGCGCCAGATGGTGTCGGTCGCGACCTCGCTCATCCCCTTCCTCGAGCACGACGATGCGAACCGCGCGCTCATGGGCGCGAACATGCAGCGTCAGGCCGTCCCGCTGCTCCGCTCCGAGTCGCCGCTCGTCGGCACCGGCATGGAGGGCTACGCGGCCGTCGACGCGGGTGACGTCATCACCAACGAGAAGGCCGGCGTCGTCTCCGAGGTCTCGGCCGACGTCGTCACCGTCCAGCTCGACGAGGGCGGCACGCAGCAGTACTTCCTGCGCAAGTTCGACCGCTCCAACCAGGGCACGAACTACAACCACCGCGTCGTCGTCAGCGCGGGCGACCGCGTCGAGGCCGGCGAGGTCATCGCCGACGGCCCCGCGACGGAGAACGGCGAGCTCGCGCTCGGCAAGAACCTCCTCGTGGCGTTCATGTCGTGGGAGGGCCACAACTTCGAGGACGCGATCATCCTCAGCCAGAACCTCGTGAAGGACGACACCCTCTCCTCGATCCACATCGAGGAGTACGAGGTGGATGCGCGTGACACGAAGCTCGGCAAGGAGGAGATCACCCGCGACCTCCCGAACGTGAGCCCCGACCTCCTGGCCGATCTCGACGAGCGCGGCATCATCCGCATCGGCGCCGAGGTCCGCCCCGGCGACATCCTCGTCGGCAAGGTGACGCCCAAGGGCGAGACCGAGCTCTCGGCCGAGGAGCGCCTGCTGCGCGCGATCTTCAACGAGAAGTCGCGCGAGGTGCGCGACACCTCGCTGAAGGTGCCCCACGGCGAGCAGGGCACCGTCATCGGCGTCAAGGAGTTCAGCGCCGACAACGACGACGAGCTCGGCTCGGGCGTCAACCAGCGCGTGGTCGTCTACATCGCCCAGAAGCGCAAGATCAGCGAGGGCGACAAGCTCGCCGGCCGCCACGGCAACAAGGGCGTCATCTCGAAGATCCTGCCCGTCGAGGACATGCCGTTCCTCGAGGACGGCACGCCGGTCGACATCGTGCTCAACCCGCTCGGCGTCCCCGGCCGCATGAACTTCGGCCAGGTCCTCGAGATCCACCTCGGCTGGGCCGCCTCGCGCGGCTGGAAGGTCGACGGAGCGCCCGAGTGGGCGAACCGCCTGCCCGAGGTCGCCCGCGAGGCCGCGCCCGGCACCAAGGTCGCCACCCCGGTGTTCGACGGTGCCAGCGAGGAGGAGATCGCCGGTCTGCTCGACTCGACGACCCCCAACCGCGACGGCGTGCGCATGATCGACTCGACCGGTAAGGCCCGTCTCTTCGACGGCCGCTCGGGCGAGCCGTTCCCCGACCCGATGTCGGTCGGCTACATGTACATCCTGAAGCTGCACCACCTCGTGGACGACAAGATCCACGCGCGCTCGACGGGCCCGTACTCGATGATCACCCAGCAGCCGCTCGGCGGTAAGGCCCAGTTCGGCGGCCAGCGCTTCGGTGAGATGGAGGTCTGGGCGCTCGAGGCGTACGGCGCGGCCTACGCGCTGCAGGAGCTGCTGACGATCAAGTCCGACGACATCCTCGGCCGCGTCAAGGTGTACGAGTCGATCGTCAAGGGCGAGAACATCCAGGAGCCCGGGATCCCCGAGAGCTTCAAGGTGCTCATCAAGGAGATGCAGTCGCTGTGCCTGAACGTCGAGGTGCTCTCGGCCGACGGCACCGCGGTGAGCCTCAAGGACAACGACGACGAGGTCTTCCGCGCAGCGGAGGAGCTCGGCATCAACATCTCCTCCCGCTTCGAGTCCTCGTCGATCGACGAGATCTGA